A window of the Thermoleophilia bacterium SCSIO 60948 genome harbors these coding sequences:
- a CDS encoding rod shape-determining protein MreC has translation MYRKDVRRRRIVLVALVVACLVLLSLSFSQAQSGPVASVQRALATVFAPIEEGASRALKPARDLVNWVGDTFSAQGENDDLEAELASTRAELARAEGAIEENEDLRAQLDLDRDGEISAYEPVTARVIGRSSNAWYSTVQIDKGTSAGLQVNDAVRTGDGLVGKVGKVTSGTATVSLITDHRNAVTAEVVPDGTQGIVEAEVGNPEELRLDFIENEEPVDEASILITAGIRDGKFSSYYPPGIEIGRITESTAGQGEFQEVVVEPFADIRNLEYVEVLTGGPDSGGVPG, from the coding sequence GTGTATCGAAAGGACGTAAGGCGGCGGCGAATCGTCCTCGTCGCGCTCGTGGTCGCGTGCCTCGTCCTCCTCTCGCTCTCGTTCTCGCAGGCCCAGAGCGGTCCGGTCGCCTCGGTGCAGCGAGCGCTTGCGACCGTCTTCGCGCCGATCGAGGAGGGTGCGAGCCGCGCGCTCAAGCCCGCACGCGATCTCGTCAACTGGGTCGGCGACACGTTCTCGGCCCAGGGTGAGAACGACGACCTCGAGGCCGAGCTCGCCTCGACCCGCGCCGAGCTGGCGCGCGCCGAGGGCGCGATCGAGGAGAACGAGGACCTGCGTGCCCAGCTCGACCTGGACCGCGACGGGGAGATCTCCGCGTACGAGCCCGTCACCGCGCGGGTCATCGGGCGCTCGTCGAACGCCTGGTACTCGACCGTCCAGATCGACAAGGGCACGAGCGCGGGCCTCCAGGTCAACGACGCCGTGCGGACCGGCGACGGGCTAGTCGGCAAGGTCGGCAAGGTCACGTCGGGGACGGCGACCGTCTCGCTGATCACCGATCACCGCAACGCCGTGACCGCCGAGGTCGTTCCCGACGGGACGCAGGGGATCGTCGAGGCCGAGGTCGGCAACCCCGAGGAGCTGCGGCTCGACTTCATCGAGAACGAGGAGCCCGTCGACGAGGCGAGCATCCTGATCACCGCCGGGATCCGCGACGGTAAGTTCTCCTCGTACTACCCGCCGGGGATCGAGATCGGCCGGATCACCGAGTCGACCGCGGGTCAGGGTGAGTTCCAGGAGGTCGTCGTCGAGCCGTTCGCCGACATCCGCAATCTCGAGTACGTCGAGGTCCTGACCGGTGGCCCGGACAGCGGCGGGGTGCCCGGGTGA
- a CDS encoding rod shape-determining protein: MGFFSNLFGFGGRDMAVDLGTANTLVYVRGRGIVLSEPSVVAVDARTGEVHAVGVEAKRMLGRTPGTIQAIRPLKDGVIADFDVTEEMLRHFIQRVHQNRFAHPRVVVCVPSGVTGVEKRAVEEACLSAGARQAYLIEEPMAAAIGAGLPVADPTGSMVLDIGGGTSEVAVISLGGIVVSESIRVGGDELDDAIVSHCKQIHKLLIGQQTAEEVKLEIGSATDLAETLTTEIRGRDMVTGLPKTLELSSDEIRGALEEPVSQIVAAVKDTLDRTPPELAGDIMDRGITLAGGGALLQGMDERLREECQMPCHLTDSPLTCVAVGSGRSLEEFEAIHKMNRNRQNGARRAR; encoded by the coding sequence ATGGGCTTCTTCAGCAACTTGTTCGGATTCGGCGGCCGCGATATGGCGGTCGACCTCGGCACCGCGAACACGCTCGTCTACGTGAGGGGGCGCGGCATCGTGCTCTCCGAGCCGTCGGTCGTCGCCGTCGACGCCCGCACCGGCGAGGTCCACGCCGTCGGCGTCGAGGCCAAGCGGATGCTCGGCCGCACCCCGGGGACGATCCAGGCCATCCGCCCGCTCAAGGACGGCGTCATCGCCGACTTCGACGTCACCGAGGAGATGCTGCGCCACTTCATCCAGCGGGTGCATCAGAACCGCTTCGCCCACCCCCGCGTGGTCGTCTGCGTTCCCTCCGGCGTCACCGGCGTCGAGAAGCGCGCCGTCGAGGAGGCGTGCCTGTCGGCCGGCGCGCGTCAGGCCTACCTGATCGAGGAGCCGATGGCGGCCGCGATCGGCGCCGGACTGCCGGTCGCCGATCCGACCGGGTCCATGGTCCTCGACATCGGAGGCGGAACGAGCGAGGTCGCGGTGATCTCGCTCGGCGGGATCGTCGTCTCCGAATCGATCCGCGTCGGCGGCGACGAGCTCGACGACGCGATCGTCTCCCACTGCAAGCAGATCCACAAGCTCCTGATCGGCCAGCAGACCGCCGAGGAGGTCAAGCTCGAGATCGGCTCGGCGACCGACCTCGCCGAGACGCTCACGACCGAGATCCGCGGCCGCGACATGGTCACCGGCCTGCCGAAGACCCTCGAGCTCAGCTCGGACGAGATCCGCGGCGCGCTCGAGGAGCCCGTCTCGCAGATCGTCGCCGCGGTCAAGGACACGCTCGATCGCACGCCACCCGAGCTCGCCGGGGACATCATGGACCGCGGCATCACCCTCGCCGGTGGCGGCGCGCTGCTCCAGGGAATGGACGAGCGCCTGCGCGAGGAGTGCCAGATGCCCTGCCACCTGACCGACTCGCCGCTGACCTGCGTCGCGGTCGGCTCCGGGCGCTCGCTCGAGGAGTTCGAGGCGATCCACAAGATGAACCGCAACCGCCAGAACGGGGCCCGGCGGGCCAGGTAG
- the rodA gene encoding rod shape-determining protein RodA: MEAIPQPRSFQTDRQREAAKERTSLINMDFTLLGVTFLIVGFSIYTLAVTTAGDIPGEPYYYALRQAIYAVVGTAFMFAAMRVDYSRFRELRVGIYAAILGLIALVIVFGTAARGQKASIEFPFFSFQPSEIGKVLLLLALSAFVLDGVRRVSPARKTLQILLLGMIPAAMVLLQPDLGTASVYVVITFAVLWIGGTRWTHLAVLGGAATAFIAVVLVVMPALNMPLLEGYQEDRLTAFLDPSDDPGDSSYQINQSLIAIGSGGKTGRGDESTQSQNGFLPERHTDFIFAVVAERFGFVGAAILMSLYALLIWRALRILTMSKNLYGSMIAGGIAAMLLFHLFVNVGMNLGIAPITGIPLPLMSFGGSSVVAMFLAVGILQSIHIQARLTSKSRAPAY; the protein is encoded by the coding sequence ATGGAAGCGATCCCGCAGCCACGCAGCTTCCAGACCGACCGCCAGCGCGAGGCGGCGAAGGAGCGCACCTCACTGATCAACATGGACTTCACGCTGCTCGGCGTGACGTTCCTGATCGTTGGCTTCTCGATCTACACGCTGGCCGTCACCACGGCCGGCGACATCCCCGGCGAGCCCTATTACTACGCGCTTCGCCAGGCGATCTACGCGGTCGTCGGGACGGCGTTCATGTTCGCGGCGATGCGGGTCGACTACTCGCGCTTTCGCGAGCTGCGGGTCGGGATCTACGCCGCGATCCTCGGCCTGATCGCGCTCGTCATCGTCTTCGGAACCGCGGCGCGAGGCCAGAAGGCATCGATCGAGTTCCCGTTCTTCAGCTTCCAGCCGTCGGAGATCGGCAAGGTGCTGCTGCTCCTGGCGCTTTCGGCGTTCGTCCTCGACGGCGTCCGGCGCGTCTCGCCGGCCCGAAAGACGCTCCAGATCCTGCTGCTCGGGATGATCCCGGCGGCGATGGTCCTGCTCCAGCCGGACCTCGGAACGGCGAGCGTCTACGTCGTGATCACGTTCGCGGTTCTGTGGATCGGCGGCACCCGCTGGACCCACCTCGCGGTGCTCGGAGGCGCCGCGACGGCGTTCATCGCCGTCGTCCTCGTCGTGATGCCGGCGCTCAACATGCCACTGCTCGAGGGCTACCAGGAGGACCGTCTGACGGCCTTCCTCGACCCCTCCGACGACCCCGGTGACTCCAGCTACCAGATCAATCAGTCGCTGATCGCCATAGGCTCTGGAGGTAAGACCGGGCGTGGCGACGAATCCACCCAGTCACAGAATGGTTTCCTACCCGAGCGACACACCGACTTCATCTTCGCCGTCGTGGCGGAGCGTTTCGGGTTCGTGGGAGCCGCAATTCTTATGTCCCTGTACGCCCTGCTCATCTGGCGGGCGCTGCGCATCTTGACGATGTCGAAGAACCTCTACGGGAGCATGATCGCCGGCGGTATCGCCGCCATGCTGCTGTTTCACCTCTTCGTCAACGTGGGCATGAACCTCGGGATCGCCCCGATCACAGGAATTCCATTGCCGCTGATGAGCTTCGGAGGCTCATCGGTCGTCGCGATGTTCCTGGCGGTGGGGATCCTGCAGAGCATCCACATTCAAGCGCGGCTCACCTCCAAGAGCAGGGCCCCCGCCTACTGA
- the ndk gene encoding nucleoside-diphosphate kinase, translating into MASSEQTLILVKPDAFSRGLTGEVLGRFERKGLKLEALKLIQADEDIAKQHYAEHSEKPFFGELVEFITGGPLVAAILSGPHAVKAARQLIGATNPVEAAPGSIRGDLGLEVTFNMVHGSDSDESAEREIGIWFPER; encoded by the coding sequence ATGGCTTCTTCAGAACAGACACTCATCCTCGTCAAGCCCGACGCCTTCTCGCGCGGCCTCACCGGCGAGGTCCTCGGTCGCTTCGAGCGCAAGGGACTCAAGCTCGAGGCCCTCAAGCTGATCCAGGCCGACGAGGACATCGCCAAGCAGCACTACGCCGAGCACTCCGAGAAGCCGTTCTTCGGCGAGCTCGTCGAGTTCATCACCGGCGGACCGCTCGTCGCCGCGATCCTCTCCGGTCCGCATGCCGTCAAGGCCGCCCGCCAGCTGATCGGCGCAACGAACCCGGTCGAGGCGGCTCCGGGCTCGATCCGAGGCGATCTCGGCCTCGAGGTCACGTTCAACATGGTCCACGGCTCTGATTCCGACGAATCGGCCGAGCGCGAGATCGGGATCTGGTTCCCGGAGCGCTGA
- the mreD gene encoding rod shape-determining protein MreD, which translates to MIVTRRIGIRIGLILLAAVLLQTSFFSFVELFGTSPDLLAVVVICLGLLGGGVVGAVCGFSAGLLLDSLLLQTLGISSLALLLVGYLAGRFREGFEISNSLTPPLLAAGFTVVAGSAFAAMQLMLGVDAPVSGLVVREILIKGLLAFLLALPVYPLLRRILRPALIDEPSSARVLSEGRAGRRERRRRRGPRIRRRVAAP; encoded by the coding sequence GTGATCGTCACACGCCGGATCGGGATCCGGATCGGGCTGATCCTGCTCGCCGCGGTCCTGCTCCAGACCTCGTTCTTCTCGTTCGTCGAGCTGTTCGGCACGTCGCCGGACCTGCTCGCGGTCGTCGTGATCTGCCTCGGGCTGCTCGGCGGCGGCGTCGTCGGCGCGGTCTGCGGCTTCTCGGCCGGGCTGCTGCTCGATTCGCTGCTGCTCCAGACGCTCGGCATCAGCTCGCTGGCGCTGCTTCTCGTCGGCTATCTCGCCGGTCGCTTCCGCGAGGGCTTCGAGATCTCCAACTCGCTCACCCCGCCGCTGCTCGCGGCCGGGTTCACCGTCGTCGCGGGCTCTGCCTTCGCGGCGATGCAGTTGATGCTCGGCGTCGACGCGCCGGTCTCCGGGCTGGTCGTGCGCGAGATCCTGATCAAGGGCCTGCTGGCGTTCCTGCTCGCCCTGCCCGTCTATCCGCTGCTCCGCCGCATCCTGCGCCCGGCACTGATCGACGAGCCGTCGAGCGCTCGGGTGCTGAGTGAGGGTCGCGCCGGGCGCCGCGAGCGCCGGCGCCGCCGCGGTCCGCGGATCCGTAGGCGGGTGGCCGCGCCGTGA
- the maf gene encoding septum formation protein Maf translates to MNAASRRLVLASGSPRRRDILSGLGLDFEVDVPDVDELASGDPRELVLANAGLKARTVRERAVGDAIVIACDTDVALDGEVLGKPADLTEARASLGRLSGRTHEVLGGLVALLPGEEPRSALEISRVRFRELDETLVDLYLASNEWRGKAGGYAIQGLGSMLVAAFEGDFSNIVGLPIRALRATVPELFAATSANAPKPWS, encoded by the coding sequence CTGAACGCCGCGTCGCGGCGCCTCGTCCTCGCCTCGGGCTCGCCGAGGCGCCGCGACATCCTCTCGGGCCTCGGACTCGACTTCGAGGTCGACGTGCCGGACGTCGACGAGCTCGCCAGCGGAGACCCGCGTGAGCTCGTCCTCGCCAACGCGGGGCTCAAGGCCCGCACCGTCCGCGAGCGAGCTGTCGGCGATGCGATCGTAATCGCGTGCGACACCGACGTCGCGCTCGACGGGGAGGTCCTCGGCAAGCCCGCCGACCTGACCGAGGCCAGGGCAAGCCTCGGCCGCCTCTCCGGGCGCACCCACGAGGTCCTGGGCGGGCTCGTGGCGCTCCTTCCCGGCGAGGAACCGCGCAGCGCCCTCGAGATAAGCCGGGTCCGCTTCCGCGAGCTCGACGAGACCCTCGTAGACCTCTACCTCGCATCGAACGAGTGGCGCGGAAAGGCCGGTGGATACGCGATCCAGGGCCTCGGATCGATGCTCGTGGCCGCGTTCGAGGGAGATTTCTCGAACATCGTCGGGCTGCCGATAAGAGCGCTTCGCGCAACAGTTCCCGAGCTTTTCGCAGCAACTTCCGCTAACGCGCCAAAACCCTGGAGCTAA
- the mrdA gene encoding penicillin-binding protein 2, which yields MTGGRGFDNESRPTGARFPVRVAAIGGAAMLLFAVIFFRLWYLEVLSGDEYLAEAQDNQVREFTVQAPRGEILDRNGEPLVTNRTALALQIRTDELPSSRRKQSELFERTGELIGWSEKKIRKRIRQSTFEAPASPVTLERDVPYELVYYLAENQEEYRGVTVDRIYVRRYPEGSLAAHELGYVREISEDQIDDPQWKGIEPGDSIGQDGLEYTYDDVLRGINGATRVQVDANGLPTGRALSRREPEPGNDLVTSLDAGLQKTAEDAMEARGLPGAFAAIDPNTGEVLAMGSYPTYDPSVFAKPVVKQSDYKALTSESNDNPLYNRAIKGGYPTGSTFKPITAVAALDNGNLTTSRVIDDSTGCYSVGTQDFCNAGDAILGAQNLQGAMQVSSDVFFYTLGAEMNVDTGDGGALQDWARRFSFGSATGLDLPNEEPGRVPDPKWQNALVEDGFNPWTIGSNINFSVGQGDFLADPLQMAVAYSAIANGGKVMEPRLGMRVQDPDGRTLQQIQPEVRRTVELDPGWVDSIMAGLEDAAMAPGGTSYGCFGDFPVDIAGKTGTAERFGYEDQSWYVALAPADNPQIAIAMTMEEGGFGADSAAPAVKSVLTDFFDVKRVSPGCAVSATAE from the coding sequence ATGACGGGTGGCCGAGGCTTCGACAACGAGTCGCGCCCGACGGGCGCGCGCTTTCCCGTGCGCGTCGCCGCGATCGGCGGCGCCGCGATGCTGCTCTTCGCGGTCATCTTCTTCCGCCTCTGGTACCTCGAGGTGCTCTCGGGCGACGAGTACCTGGCCGAGGCTCAGGACAACCAGGTGCGCGAGTTCACCGTCCAGGCGCCGCGCGGCGAGATCCTCGACCGAAACGGCGAGCCGCTGGTCACGAACCGCACTGCGCTCGCGCTCCAGATCCGCACCGATGAGCTCCCGAGCTCGCGACGCAAACAGTCCGAGCTGTTCGAGCGCACGGGCGAGCTGATCGGGTGGTCGGAGAAGAAGATCCGCAAGCGGATCCGCCAGTCGACGTTCGAGGCGCCGGCGAGCCCGGTCACGCTCGAACGCGACGTCCCCTACGAGCTCGTCTACTACCTGGCCGAGAACCAGGAGGAGTACCGCGGCGTCACCGTCGACCGGATCTACGTCCGGCGCTACCCCGAAGGCTCACTCGCCGCGCACGAGCTCGGCTACGTCCGTGAGATCTCCGAGGACCAGATAGACGATCCGCAGTGGAAGGGCATCGAGCCGGGCGATTCGATCGGCCAGGACGGTCTCGAGTACACCTACGACGACGTCCTGCGCGGGATCAACGGCGCGACCCGGGTCCAGGTCGACGCCAACGGGCTGCCGACCGGCCGCGCGCTCTCGCGGCGCGAGCCCGAGCCCGGCAACGACCTCGTGACCTCGCTCGACGCGGGCCTGCAGAAGACGGCCGAGGACGCGATGGAGGCGCGCGGCCTGCCCGGCGCGTTCGCCGCGATCGACCCGAACACGGGCGAGGTGCTCGCGATGGGCTCGTATCCGACCTACGACCCGTCGGTCTTCGCCAAGCCGGTGGTCAAGCAGTCCGATTACAAGGCGCTGACGAGCGAGAGCAACGACAACCCGCTCTACAACCGCGCGATCAAGGGCGGATATCCGACGGGCTCGACCTTCAAGCCGATCACCGCGGTCGCCGCGCTCGACAACGGCAACCTGACGACCTCGCGCGTGATCGACGACTCGACCGGCTGCTACAGCGTCGGAACGCAGGACTTCTGCAACGCCGGCGACGCGATCCTCGGGGCGCAGAACCTCCAGGGCGCGATGCAGGTCTCCTCCGACGTCTTCTTCTACACGCTCGGCGCGGAGATGAACGTCGACACCGGCGACGGCGGCGCGCTCCAGGACTGGGCGCGGCGCTTCTCATTCGGTTCGGCCACCGGGCTCGACCTCCCGAACGAGGAACCGGGCCGCGTGCCGGACCCGAAGTGGCAGAACGCGCTCGTCGAGGACGGGTTCAACCCCTGGACGATCGGCTCGAACATCAACTTCTCCGTCGGCCAGGGCGATTTCCTCGCCGACCCGCTTCAGATGGCCGTCGCCTACTCGGCGATCGCCAACGGCGGCAAGGTGATGGAGCCGCGGCTCGGCATGCGAGTCCAGGACCCCGACGGCCGCACGCTCCAGCAGATCCAGCCCGAGGTCAGGCGCACCGTCGAGCTCGATCCCGGCTGGGTCGACTCGATCATGGCCGGCCTCGAGGACGCGGCGATGGCGCCCGGCGGCACCTCCTACGGCTGCTTCGGCGACTTCCCCGTCGATATCGCCGGCAAGACCGGTACCGCGGAGCGCTTCGGCTACGAGGACCAGTCCTGGTACGTCGCCCTCGCTCCGGCCGACAACCCGCAGATCGCGATCGCGATGACGATGGAGGAGGGCGGCTTCGGCGCCGACTCCGCCGCGCCCGCGGTCAAGTCGGTGCTGACGGACTTCTTCGACGTCAAGCGCGTCAGCCCGGGCTGCGCGGTGAGTGCGACGGCTGAGTGA
- a CDS encoding bifunctional folylpolyglutamate synthase/dihydrofolate synthase has product MSWTSADAEAYLDSLEPVGWRFGLERMGRLVTALGMPQHRFASVHVVGTNGKSSVTAMGAELLRAHGMRSGAYLSPHEHRWEERIVLDGAPIEPAALAAALERVSQTAAAVERTLEEGERVTQFEAITAAAFVAMAAAGVEVGVIEAGLGGRLDATNVLPSRVTALTSVALEHTELLGDTEEEIATEKLAVLRPHSTLIAGRLPDSVRRLAREHADALGARFVDVRDLAPAIELRNDAPFLRRDFAVALAAAETILGRLDVEAVREVAASLELAGRAELRDGDPPLLLDVAHNPAGAAALAEAVAGLAAGRQVIACVAILAGKDAAGILAALAPVVSRIVLTSLPASELRGLGRPGESIAASELARLAAQAGIAAEPVEEPSEAVARTVATAREQGGVALVTGSHYLLSHADPGNRPSG; this is encoded by the coding sequence GTGTCCTGGACGAGCGCCGACGCCGAGGCCTACCTCGACTCGCTCGAGCCGGTCGGCTGGCGATTCGGCCTCGAGCGGATGGGCCGTCTGGTCACCGCGCTCGGAATGCCGCAGCATCGCTTCGCATCGGTCCACGTCGTCGGTACGAACGGGAAGTCCTCGGTCACCGCGATGGGCGCGGAGCTGCTCCGCGCCCATGGGATGCGAAGCGGCGCCTACCTCTCGCCGCACGAGCACCGCTGGGAGGAGCGGATCGTGCTCGACGGCGCGCCGATCGAACCGGCCGCGCTCGCCGCGGCGCTCGAGCGCGTCTCGCAGACCGCCGCGGCGGTCGAGCGGACGCTCGAGGAGGGAGAGAGGGTCACGCAGTTCGAGGCGATCACGGCCGCCGCCTTCGTCGCGATGGCGGCGGCGGGCGTCGAGGTGGGCGTCATCGAGGCCGGTCTCGGCGGGCGGCTCGACGCGACGAACGTCCTGCCCTCGAGGGTGACGGCCCTGACCTCGGTGGCGCTCGAGCACACGGAGCTGCTCGGCGACACCGAGGAGGAGATCGCGACCGAGAAGCTCGCCGTCCTCAGACCGCATTCGACCCTGATCGCCGGGCGGCTGCCGGATTCGGTCAGGCGACTCGCGCGCGAGCACGCGGACGCGCTCGGGGCGCGGTTCGTCGACGTCCGAGACCTCGCGCCGGCGATCGAGCTTCGTAACGACGCTCCGTTCCTGCGCCGCGACTTCGCGGTCGCGCTCGCCGCGGCCGAGACGATCCTCGGCCGGCTCGACGTCGAGGCGGTCCGCGAGGTCGCCGCGTCGCTCGAGCTCGCCGGGCGCGCCGAGCTTCGAGACGGCGACCCGCCGCTGCTCCTCGACGTCGCCCACAACCCGGCCGGTGCCGCGGCGCTCGCCGAGGCCGTCGCGGGGCTCGCCGCGGGACGTCAGGTGATCGCGTGCGTCGCGATCCTCGCCGGCAAGGATGCGGCCGGGATCCTGGCGGCGCTCGCACCGGTCGTCTCGCGCATCGTTCTCACGAGCCTCCCCGCGTCCGAACTGCGCGGACTCGGACGACCCGGCGAGTCGATCGCGGCGAGTGAGCTGGCGCGGCTCGCCGCGCAGGCGGGGATCGCCGCCGAGCCCGTCGAGGAGCCGAGCGAGGCGGTCGCGAGGACGGTCGCGACGGCGCGTGAGCAGGGCGGGGTGGCGCTCGTCACCGGCTCGCACTACCTTCTGTCCCACGCCGATCCGGGTAACCGGCCGTCCGGTTAG
- a CDS encoding valine--tRNA ligase, whose translation MSPDADRETLERTTRYDPAEVEDRISAAWFEAGAFRPDLEAAERGEEGFAIAIPPPNVTGVLHMGHALNGSIQDTLTRVNRMRGRPTCWALGTDHAGIATQSVVEKQLRSEGISRHDLGREEFEKRVWAWREDYGSRIVEQYKRLGASCDYDDVRFTLDDRYVEAVMKVFVSLHERGYVYRDNYMVNWDPGTRSAISDLEVEMREVTDALYEIDYPIEGSDDVLTVATVRPETMLGDSAVAVNPDDERYRHLVGSRCLLPLTDRRIPIIADAHVDVEFGTGALKITPGHDPNDFEIGRAHGLEEISVIGEAGRMTSAAGERFEGLEAEEARDAVVEALREAGALRSEEPYTHSVPFSERSGARIEPLISLQWFCRMDELAAPAIEVVERDEVRIVPDNYKRVYLDWMRNIRPWCVSRQLWWGHRLPVWYCEDCDEVHVAIPGSEPSECDCGGGLRREEDVLDTWFSSALWPFAVLGWPEDTDKLRVFYPTSFLTTAREIIFLWVARMVMMGLEFAGDVPFRDVYVHPVVQAPDGRRMSKSLGTGIDPLTEIDANGADALRFGLLAMSSTQDVRFSADRVRQGRDLANKIWNASRLILLNANLDAVAGGDIAPSEHVADRWIVSRTERAVGRVSDLIDAYDFAHAALELYDFFWSELCDWYLEIVKPRLYDGDPDATRTLVRVLDRTLALAHPMMPFVTEEVYGHLRPFLGEESAELLATHPFPHPEAARVDTSAEAEIGAAIDSVRAVRRWRDLVGLAPSVRVPARGEDGAAPAEIVTRLARLDPPDGGGEVLSVTGGVALLASDEIDSERVAQRLAERVTKLRSEVERGERKLANERFVAKAPPEVVAEERRKLDGYRSELAELESVA comes from the coding sequence ATGAGCCCGGATGCCGATCGCGAGACCCTCGAGCGCACGACGCGCTACGACCCGGCCGAGGTCGAGGACCGGATCTCAGCCGCCTGGTTCGAGGCCGGCGCCTTCCGCCCGGACCTCGAGGCTGCCGAGCGTGGGGAGGAGGGCTTCGCGATCGCGATCCCGCCGCCGAACGTAACCGGGGTCCTGCACATGGGCCACGCTCTCAACGGCTCGATCCAGGACACGCTGACCCGCGTCAACAGGATGCGCGGCCGCCCGACCTGCTGGGCGCTCGGCACCGATCATGCCGGGATCGCGACGCAGTCGGTCGTCGAGAAGCAACTGCGCTCGGAGGGGATCTCGCGCCACGACCTCGGTCGCGAGGAGTTCGAGAAGCGCGTCTGGGCGTGGCGCGAGGACTACGGCTCGCGAATCGTCGAGCAGTACAAGCGCCTCGGCGCGTCGTGCGACTACGACGACGTTCGCTTCACGCTCGACGATCGCTACGTCGAGGCGGTCATGAAGGTCTTCGTCTCGCTCCACGAGCGCGGCTACGTCTACCGCGACAACTACATGGTCAACTGGGACCCGGGCACTCGCTCGGCGATCTCCGACCTCGAGGTCGAGATGCGCGAGGTGACCGACGCGCTGTATGAGATCGATTATCCGATCGAGGGGTCCGACGACGTCCTCACGGTCGCCACGGTCCGGCCCGAGACGATGCTCGGCGACTCCGCGGTCGCGGTCAATCCCGATGACGAGCGCTACAGGCACCTCGTCGGCTCGCGCTGCCTGCTGCCGCTGACCGACCGCCGGATCCCGATCATCGCCGACGCCCACGTCGACGTCGAGTTCGGCACGGGAGCGCTCAAGATCACCCCCGGCCACGACCCGAACGACTTCGAGATCGGCCGCGCCCACGGGCTCGAGGAGATATCCGTGATCGGCGAGGCCGGCCGGATGACGAGCGCGGCGGGCGAGCGCTTCGAGGGCCTCGAGGCCGAGGAGGCGCGCGACGCGGTCGTCGAGGCGCTTCGCGAGGCGGGCGCGCTGCGAAGCGAGGAGCCCTATACGCACTCCGTGCCGTTCTCGGAGCGCTCCGGCGCGCGGATCGAGCCGCTGATCAGCCTGCAGTGGTTCTGCCGCATGGACGAGCTCGCCGCGCCCGCGATCGAGGTCGTCGAGCGCGACGAGGTCCGGATCGTCCCCGACAACTACAAGCGGGTCTACCTCGACTGGATGCGCAACATCCGGCCCTGGTGCGTCTCTCGCCAGCTCTGGTGGGGCCACCGGCTGCCGGTCTGGTACTGCGAGGACTGCGACGAGGTCCACGTCGCGATCCCGGGCTCCGAGCCGTCGGAGTGCGACTGCGGCGGAGGGCTGCGCCGCGAGGAGGACGTCCTCGACACCTGGTTCTCCTCGGCGTTGTGGCCTTTCGCCGTTCTCGGCTGGCCGGAGGACACGGACAAGCTCAGGGTCTTCTATCCGACGTCGTTCCTGACGACGGCACGCGAGATCATCTTCCTCTGGGTCGCGCGGATGGTGATGATGGGGCTCGAGTTCGCCGGCGACGTGCCGTTCCGCGACGTCTACGTCCACCCGGTCGTCCAGGCGCCCGACGGGCGCCGGATGTCGAAGTCGCTCGGCACCGGCATCGACCCGCTGACCGAGATCGACGCCAACGGCGCCGACGCGCTGCGCTTCGGGTTGCTGGCGATGTCATCGACCCAGGACGTCCGATTCTCGGCCGATCGCGTCCGCCAGGGCCGCGACCTCGCGAACAAGATCTGGAACGCCTCGCGGCTGATCCTGCTCAACGCCAATCTCGACGCCGTCGCGGGCGGCGACATCGCGCCGAGCGAGCACGTCGCCGATCGCTGGATCGTCTCGCGCACGGAGCGAGCGGTCGGGCGCGTCAGCGACCTGATCGACGCCTACGACTTCGCCCATGCCGCGCTCGAGCTCTACGACTTCTTCTGGTCCGAGCTCTGCGACTGGTACCTCGAGATCGTCAAGCCGCGGCTCTACGACGGCGACCCCGACGCGACGCGGACGCTCGTCCGCGTGCTCGATCGGACGCTGGCGCTCGCGCATCCGATGATGCCGTTCGTCACCGAGGAGGTCTACGGCCACCTGCGTCCGTTCCTCGGCGAGGAGTCCGCGGAGCTTCTCGCGACCCATCCCTTCCCGCACCCCGAGGCGGCCCGGGTCGACACCTCGGCCGAGGCCGAGATCGGCGCCGCGATCGATTCGGTCCGCGCCGTACGCCGCTGGCGCGACCTCGTGGGCCTGGCGCCGTCGGTTCGCGTCCCGGCCCGCGGCGAGGACGGAGCCGCTCCGGCCGAGATCGTCACGCGTCTCGCGCGCCTCGATCCGCCGGACGGCGGCGGCGAGGTCCTGAGCGTGACGGGCGGTGTCGCGCTCCTGGCCTCGGATGAGATCGACTCCGAGCGCGTCGCCCAGCGCCTGGCCGAGCGCGTCACGAAGCTCCGCTCCGAGGTCGAGCGCGGCGAGCGCAAGCTCGCGAACGAGCGCTTCGTCGCCAAGGCCCCGCCCGAGGTGGTCGCCGAGGAGCGGCGCAAGCTCGACGGTTATCGCTCCGAGCTCGCCGAGCTCGAGTCGGTCGCCTGA